In a single window of the Peromyscus maniculatus bairdii isolate BWxNUB_F1_BW_parent chromosome 16, HU_Pman_BW_mat_3.1, whole genome shotgun sequence genome:
- the Taar1 gene encoding trace amine-associated receptor 1 — protein sequence MHLCRDINISQMNSNWSRGVRASLYTLMSLIILATLVGNMIVIISISHFKQLHTPTNWLLHSMATVDFLLGCLVMPYSMVRTVEHCWYFGEVFCKVHTSTDIMLSSASIFHLSFISIDRYYAVCDPLRYKAKINTLTVFVMILIGWSVPAVFAFGMIFLELNLKGVEELYHKQVDCLGGCSAFFSKVPGVLAFMTSFYIPASVMLFVYYRIYFIAKGQARSINGTNLQIGLEEKHRMPQNKETKAAKTLGIMMGVFLICWCPFFFCMVLDPFLGYPIPPTLNDALTWLGYLNSAFNPMVYAFFYPWFRRALKMIIFGKIFQKDSSRSKLFL from the coding sequence ATGCATCTTTGCCGCGATATTAATATTTCCCAAATGAACAGCAACTGGTCAAGGGGTGTCCGTGCTTCCCTGTATACGTTGATGTCACTCATAATTCTGGCCACTCTGGTTGGCAATATGATAGTAATAATTTCTATATCCCATTTCAAGCAACTTCATACACCCACGAATTGGCTCCTTCATTCCATGGCCACTGTGGACTTCCTGCTGGGCTGCCTGGTGATGCCTTACAGCATGGTGAGAACAGTTGAGCACTGCTGGTATTTTGGAGAAGTTTTCTGTAAAGTTCACACCAGCACCGATATTATGCTGAGCTCAGCATCCATTTTTCACCTATCCTTCATTTCCATTGACCGCTACTATGCTGTGTGCGACCCGTTGAGATACAAAGCCAAGATCAATACCTTGACTGTTTTTGTGATGATCCTCATTGGTTGGAGTGTTCCTGCTGTTTTTGCCTTTGGAATGATCTTCCTGGAGCTGAACTTAAAGGGAGTTGAAGAACTGTATCACAAACAGGTTGACTGTCTGGGCGGCTGTTCTGCATTCTTTAGCAAAGTACCTGGGGTGCTGGCCTTCATGACTTCTTTCTATATACCTGCATCTGTCATGTTATTTGTTTactatagaatatattttatagctAAAGGACAAGCAAGGTCAATTAATGGCACAAATCTTCAAATTGGATTGGAAGAGAAACACAGAAtgccacaaaacaaagaaacaaaagccgCCAAGACCTTAGGGATTATGATGGGTGTTTTCCTCATCTGCTGGTGCCCATTCTTTTTCTGCATGGTCCTGGACCCTTTCCTGGGCTATCCCATCCCACCCACTTTGAATGATGCACTGACTTGGCTTGGGTACCTGAATTCTGCCTTCAACCCAATGGTTTATGCCTTTTTCTATCCCTGGTTCAGAAGAGCATTGAAGATGATTATCTTTGGCAAAATTTTCCAGAAAGATTCATCTAGGTCTAAGTTATTTTTGTAG